A genome region from Cucurbita pepo subsp. pepo cultivar mu-cu-16 chromosome LG02, ASM280686v2, whole genome shotgun sequence includes the following:
- the LOC111788903 gene encoding uncharacterized protein LOC111788903: protein MGKLSFKDSLKALEADVQHANTLALDCPRESDGACVQMRISYSPAAPFFLFLVQWTDCRLAGALGLLRIHIFVTYPDGKTTMSIYERKSSIREFYVVIFPSLLQLQKGITELEDRKQKEVCNARYKRRDEFVRGKLSEIDKEREKECGICMEVNSIVVLPHCNHSLCLKCYRDWRSRSQSCPFCRDSLKRVNSGDLWIYTDRNETIDLTSILQENRKRLFMYINKLPLVVPDPVFLPLDSHIR, encoded by the exons ATGGGAAAGCTTTCGTTCAAGGATTCGCTCAAAGCGCTTGAAGCCGATGTACAGCATGCCAATACTCT CGCTTTAGACTGTCCAAGAGAGAGTGATGGAGCTTGTGTTCAAATGAGAATATCTTACAGTCCTGCCGctccctttttcctttttcttgttcaatGGACTGACTGCCGCCTTGCTGGTGCCTTGGGGCTGCTAAGAATCCATATCTTTGTG ACTTATCCAGATGGAAAGACCACCATGTCCATTTATGAGCGAAAATCTAGCATTAGAGAATTTTATG TGGTAATCTTCCCTTCTCTTCTGCAACTTCAAAAGGGCATCACAGAATTGGAAgataggaaacaaaaagaGGTTTGCAATGCCAGATACAAAAGAAGGGATGAATTTGTAAGGGGAAAACTGTCAGAAATCgacaaagaaagagaaaaggagtGTGGAATTTGCATGGAGGTTAACAGCATTGTTGTTTTGCCTCATTGCAACCATTCTTTATGCTTGAAATGTTATCGAGATTG GCGCAGTCGTTCTCAGTCGTGTCCCTTCTGTCGGGATAGCCTCAAGCGAGTGAACTCCGGCGACCTATGGATCTACACAGACAGGAATGAAACAATTGATCTTACTTCAATTTTGCAGGAGAACCGGAAGAGACTATTTATGTACATTAATAAGTTGCCATTGGTTGTTCCAGATCCAGTGTTTCTTCCTCTTGATTCTCATATTAGATGA